Proteins encoded within one genomic window of Streptobacillus ratti:
- the rdgB gene encoding RdgB/HAM1 family non-canonical purine NTP pyrophosphatase yields the protein MKIVLATKNEGKLEEFRSMFKDLNIDILSEKEFNIGEIIEDGLTFEENSLIKAKTVSNISGLPAIADDSGLCIEALDGKPGVHTARWFNEFEDYNDRCRKMIELVDKQNTVRTAKFVSVITLYFPNGETHVFRGETEGSISHELKGNLGHGYDPIFYSKDLKMNFAEVGTELKNTVSHRGRAFKKLREFLENM from the coding sequence ATGAAAATAGTATTAGCTACAAAAAATGAGGGGAAATTAGAAGAATTTAGATCTATGTTTAAGGATTTAAATATTGATATACTTTCTGAAAAAGAGTTTAATATTGGAGAAATAATAGAAGATGGATTAACTTTTGAAGAAAATTCATTAATTAAGGCAAAAACAGTAAGTAATATATCAGGATTACCTGCAATAGCAGATGATTCAGGTCTATGTATTGAAGCTTTAGATGGTAAACCAGGAGTACATACAGCTAGATGGTTTAATGAATTTGAAGATTATAATGATAGATGTAGGAAAATGATTGAATTAGTAGATAAACAAAATACAGTTAGAACTGCAAAATTTGTTTCTGTTATAACTCTTTATTTTCCTAATGGAGAAACTCATGTATTTAGAGGAGAAACAGAAGGAAGTATATCTCATGAATTAAAGGGGAATTTAGGTCATGGATATGATCCAATTTTTTATTCTAAAGATTTAAAAATGAATTTTGCTGAAGTAGGGACAGAACTTAAAAATACTGTAAGTCATAGAGGTCGTGCTTTCAAGAAATTAAGAGAATTTTTAGAAAATATGTAA
- a CDS encoding regulatory protein RecX, producing the protein MKIIENILKNKVYISNGEIIDINLDIKSMFKLTKGMDITDIYYDLIYESMLSKAIYIITLKDRTVFELIQKLKEKYRKENYFIINDVVEKLKELNLLDDKEFALRYININSNYSINKLKSKLILKGISIDIISEVISELDLNENQEELIKKFILKNSKLDKQKLFRKLISKGFEYNRVLYCLNYEENE; encoded by the coding sequence ATGAAAATAATAGAAAATATTTTAAAAAATAAAGTATATATTAGTAATGGTGAAATTATAGATATTAATTTAGATATTAAATCTATGTTTAAGCTTACTAAAGGAATGGATATTACTGATATATATTATGATTTGATTTACGAATCTATGCTGTCAAAAGCTATATATATAATAACATTAAAAGATAGAACTGTATTTGAATTAATACAAAAATTAAAAGAGAAATATAGAAAAGAAAATTATTTTATTATTAATGATGTAGTAGAAAAATTAAAAGAATTAAATTTATTAGATGATAAAGAATTTGCATTAAGATATATAAATATTAATTCAAATTATTCAATTAATAAATTAAAGTCTAAATTGATTTTAAAAGGAATTTCAATTGATATTATATCTGAAGTAATTTCAGAATTAGATTTAAATGAAAATCAAGAAGAATTAATAAAAAAATTTATTTTAAAAAATTCAAAATTAGATAAGCAAAAACTTTTTAGAAAGCTTATAAGTAAAGGATTTGAATATAATCGTGTATTATATTGCCTAAATTATGAGGAGAATGAATGA